The Medicago truncatula cultivar Jemalong A17 chromosome 4, MtrunA17r5.0-ANR, whole genome shotgun sequence genome includes a region encoding these proteins:
- the LOC25491202 gene encoding high mobility group protein B3-like, giving the protein MGQKLYNKSKERKAKKIKVEKDHDMLENPPSSFSLLWDKFGKNFKEVNQNSGVNKMAVKAWNSMSNEDKQHYLDKAAKRKAKHEKLKKKGTMFIPNLIDFVLLNSISNNILIV; this is encoded by the exons ATGGGgcaaaaattatataacaaGTCAAAAGAACGCAAggccaaaaaaatcaaagttgagAAGGATCATGATATGCTTGAGAATCCGCCGAGTTCTTTTTCTCTATTATG GGATAAGTTTGGCAAAAATTTTAAAGAAGTAAATCAAAATTCTGGTGTTAATAAAATGGCTGTTAAAGCATGGAACTCCATGAGTAATGAA GATAAACAACATTATTTGGATAAAGCAGCTAAGCGCAAGGCAAAACATGAGAAACTTAAGAAAAAAGGTACTATGTTTATCccaaatttaattgattttgtgttaTTGAACTCAATTTCTAATAATATTCTTATTGTATGA
- the LOC25491201 gene encoding keratin, type I cytoskeletal 10, with protein sequence MKVIFFVLFILIISNAQSIISNEEEGRSIIQINEEAHEFNGNLYGNGNIEVSTRLNSKNVIVASKNEHEHKHELSDAISFSTGGGGRGGGASEGGGMGGGGGVAGGAAGGIIGGGIVGGTVANGGHNGGHNGTHNSATTLSAVPHFCVSTLILCMSFWL encoded by the exons ATGAAGgtaatattttttgtattgttCATACTGATCATCTCAAATGCTCAATCCATTATTTCAAATGAAGAGGAAGGCAGAAGCATAATCCAGATTAACGAAGAAGCACATGAGTTTAATG GAAATTTATATGGAAATGGTAACATAGAAGTCTCCACAAGGTTGAACAGCAAAAATGTGATTGTAGCGAGTAAAAATGAACATGAACATAAACATGAACTTTCTGATGCCATAAGTTTTTCGACGGGAGGAGGTGGAAGGGGAGGAGGTGCAAGTGAAGGAGGTGGAATGGGAGGGGGAGGAGGAGTGGCAGGTGGAGCGGCCGGTGGAATTATCGGCGGTGGAATTGTAGGCGGCACAGTTGCCAATGGCGGTCACAATGGTGGGCACAATGGTACTCATAATTCTGCAACAACATTATCTGCAGTGCCTCATTTTTGTGTCTCAACATTGATTTTATGTATGAGCTTTTGGCTTTAG